In the genome of Variibacter gotjawalensis, one region contains:
- a CDS encoding flavin-dependent oxidoreductase yields the protein MRVIIAGGGIGGLATALSLHQIGVPCRVYESAAEIKPLGVGINVLPHACRELIELGLGDRLAAIGVPTSELAYYTKRGQKIWSEPRGLAAGYHWPQYSIHRGELQQLLLDTARERLGAENILTGHHFVDAVDKNDGVSVTFRTNGGEQKVDGALLIGADGIHSALRQKFYPDEGPPIWNGRILWRGVTEGASYLTGRSMIMAGHQSLKFVCYPISEPKNGKQTINWIAESVLPPDHQWRREDYNRRAVLEEFLPLFESWRFDWLDVPQLIRNALYAYEYPMVDRDPLPRWTHGRATLLGDAAHPMYPIGSNGASQAILDARVLAREFRAHGVTPEALEAYEAERRPSTSQIVLLNRQNGPEQVMQLVEERAPQGFTTIDDVLSRSELEDVAANYKRVAGFQVDALNARPPIVPLT from the coding sequence ATGAGGGTCATCATAGCGGGCGGCGGTATCGGCGGCCTTGCGACAGCGCTCAGCCTCCACCAGATCGGCGTGCCGTGCCGCGTTTATGAAAGCGCCGCCGAGATCAAGCCGCTCGGCGTCGGCATCAACGTGCTGCCGCATGCGTGCCGCGAACTGATCGAACTCGGTCTTGGCGATCGTCTCGCCGCCATCGGCGTGCCGACCTCCGAACTCGCTTACTATACGAAGCGCGGCCAGAAAATTTGGTCGGAGCCGCGCGGGCTAGCCGCCGGCTATCACTGGCCGCAATATTCCATCCATCGCGGCGAACTGCAGCAGCTTCTGCTCGACACGGCGCGCGAGCGCCTCGGTGCCGAGAATATTCTGACCGGCCATCACTTCGTCGATGCCGTCGATAAGAATGATGGCGTGAGCGTCACGTTCCGCACCAATGGTGGCGAACAGAAAGTCGACGGCGCGCTACTGATCGGTGCCGACGGCATTCACTCGGCGCTGCGTCAGAAATTTTATCCCGACGAAGGCCCGCCGATCTGGAACGGCCGCATTCTCTGGCGTGGCGTGACCGAAGGCGCGTCGTATCTCACCGGCCGCAGCATGATTATGGCGGGCCATCAGTCGCTGAAGTTCGTCTGCTATCCGATCTCGGAGCCGAAGAACGGCAAGCAAACGATCAACTGGATTGCCGAAAGCGTGCTGCCTCCGGACCACCAGTGGCGGCGTGAGGACTACAATCGCCGCGCCGTGCTGGAAGAATTTCTGCCGCTGTTCGAGAGCTGGCGTTTCGATTGGCTAGACGTGCCGCAGCTCATTCGCAATGCACTCTACGCTTACGAATATCCGATGGTCGATCGCGATCCGCTGCCGCGCTGGACGCATGGGCGCGCGACTTTGCTCGGCGACGCCGCTCACCCGATGTATCCGATCGGATCGAATGGCGCGTCGCAAGCAATTCTCGATGCGCGTGTGCTTGCCCGCGAATTCCGTGCGCACGGCGTCACGCCTGAAGCGCTCGAAGCTTACGAGGCCGAGCGTCGTCCGTCGACATCACAGATCGTTTTACTCAATCGCCAGAATGGGCCAGAGCAGGTCATGCAGCTCGTCGAAGAGCGCGCGCCGCAAGGGTTTACGACGATCGACGACGTGCTGTCGCGCTCCGAACTCGAAGACGTTGCGGCAAACTACAAACGCGTCGCCGGCTTCCAAGTCGATGCACTCAACGCGCGTCCGCCGATCGTGCCGCTGACTTAG
- a CDS encoding Bug family tripartite tricarboxylate transporter substrate binding protein — protein MFSRLLQICLAACFALCASTFAHAQDYPARTIKIIVPTGAGGITDILARRVAQHMSDKLAQPVVIENRPGAGGIVGTQAAAQAEPDGYTLLMVFPSHAANPALYEKLPYDSEKDFAPISMVTRVSEILLVPNDSPAKNVQEFIALAKSKNLNYASVGIGSLAHLASELFRLTAKVDMTHVPYRGVPQAQQAVMTGEVAAFFDTPITALPQIKAGSVRALGISTAQRLAIAPEIPTIAEAGLPDYEVTGWNGLLAPAKTPKPIVDQLSRVVNEALKTPEIAKFLADQGLEAAGNTPDEFASLMRDDIAKWKRVTREAGIKPQ, from the coding sequence GTGTTTTCCCGATTGCTGCAAATCTGTCTTGCCGCCTGCTTCGCGCTGTGCGCCAGCACTTTCGCGCATGCGCAGGATTATCCGGCGCGAACGATCAAGATCATCGTGCCGACCGGCGCGGGCGGCATCACGGACATCCTTGCACGCCGCGTCGCTCAGCATATGAGCGACAAGCTCGCTCAACCTGTCGTGATCGAAAATCGACCGGGCGCGGGCGGCATCGTCGGCACGCAAGCCGCCGCGCAAGCCGAGCCCGACGGCTACACGCTGCTGATGGTGTTCCCGAGCCACGCCGCCAATCCGGCGCTCTACGAAAAACTTCCCTACGACAGCGAGAAGGATTTTGCGCCGATCTCGATGGTGACGCGCGTCAGCGAAATCCTGCTCGTGCCGAACGACTCGCCGGCAAAGAATGTGCAGGAATTCATCGCGCTCGCGAAGTCGAAGAACCTCAACTACGCCTCCGTCGGCATCGGCAGCCTTGCGCATCTTGCCAGCGAACTGTTCCGGCTCACCGCGAAAGTCGACATGACGCATGTGCCGTATCGCGGCGTGCCGCAAGCGCAGCAGGCCGTGATGACCGGCGAGGTCGCGGCCTTTTTCGATACGCCGATCACGGCGCTGCCGCAGATCAAGGCCGGCAGCGTCCGCGCGCTCGGCATCAGCACGGCGCAGCGTCTTGCTATCGCGCCGGAGATCCCGACAATCGCCGAGGCAGGACTGCCGGACTACGAGGTGACGGGCTGGAACGGCCTGCTGGCGCCGGCGAAAACGCCGAAGCCGATCGTCGATCAACTGAGCCGCGTCGTCAATGAAGCGCTAAAGACGCCGGAAATAGCCAAGTTTTTGGCGGATCAAGGCCTGGAGGCGGCCGGCAACACGCCGGATGAATTCGCCTCACTGATGCGCGATGATATCGCGAAATGGAAACGCGTGACGCGCGAAGCCGGCATCAAGCCGCAGTAA
- a CDS encoding alpha/beta fold hydrolase has translation MPYAAAHDKTRLYYEEVGSGTPIIFVHEFAADYAGWEPQMRYFARGHRCIAYSARGYTPSETPSGETFHYENFRDDALAVLDHLKIDRAHFVGLSMGAYSSLQVGLHRPERAISLTLAGVGSGSSAETKHVEDFRKNSAHHAELYEREGAEYMANVYAESPNRISFAVKDPRGYQEFMAALARHDAQGSAHTQRGFQGKRPSIFDFKDKLQKLQVPTLIVCGDEDDACIEPSLFLKQSIPTSGLAMFPKTGHVLNLEEAALFNETVERFIKLAEAGRWPARDPRSKKPV, from the coding sequence ATGCCCTACGCCGCCGCCCACGACAAAACGCGCCTCTACTATGAGGAAGTCGGGTCAGGCACGCCGATCATCTTCGTGCACGAATTCGCCGCCGATTATGCGGGCTGGGAACCGCAGATGCGCTACTTCGCGCGCGGACACCGCTGCATCGCGTATTCGGCGCGCGGCTACACGCCGTCGGAAACTCCGAGTGGCGAAACTTTCCACTACGAGAATTTCCGCGACGACGCGCTTGCTGTGCTCGATCATCTCAAGATCGATCGCGCGCATTTCGTCGGGCTCTCGATGGGCGCTTATTCGTCGCTGCAGGTCGGGCTGCACCGGCCGGAGCGCGCGATTTCGTTGACGCTCGCCGGCGTCGGCTCCGGCTCAAGCGCCGAAACAAAGCACGTCGAAGATTTCCGCAAGAACTCAGCGCACCACGCGGAGCTTTATGAGCGCGAGGGCGCGGAATACATGGCGAATGTTTACGCGGAATCGCCCAACCGCATCTCCTTCGCCGTGAAAGACCCGCGCGGATACCAAGAGTTCATGGCAGCGCTGGCGCGGCATGATGCGCAGGGGTCTGCGCATACGCAACGCGGCTTCCAGGGCAAACGGCCATCAATCTTCGACTTCAAGGACAAGCTGCAGAAGCTGCAGGTGCCGACGCTGATCGTCTGCGGCGACGAGGACGACGCCTGCATCGAGCCGAGCCTGTTCCTCAAGCAGAGCATCCCGACATCCGGGCTGGCGATGTTCCCGAAGACCGGCCACGTCCTCAATCTGGAGGAAGCGGCGCTGTTCAACGAGACGGTCGAACGCTTCATCAAGCTCGCCGAGGCGGGCCGCTGGCCGGCCCGCGATCCGCGGTCAAAGAAGCCTGTTTGA
- the secA gene encoding preprotein translocase subunit SecA: MIAALRRLFGTSNDRQVKAYHSRVAAINALEKELEALSDADLRARTQMFRDQLAAGKTLNDILVPAFATVREAAKRTLKQRHFDVQMIGGMVLHEGRISEMKTGEGKTLVATLPVYLNALAGKGVHVVTVNDYLAKRDAEWMGQIYNFLGLSFGIIVHGLDDEERKAAYAADITYGTNNEYGFDYLRDNMKYRLEDMVQRGHAFGIVDEVDSILIDEARTPLIISGPLDDRSEFYNIIDAYIPRLDKGDYEVDEKQRTVALTEAGMEKMEVSLRDAKQLKTESLYDIENVTVVHHINQALRAHKLFQRDKDYIVRNDEVVIIDEFTGRMMPGRRFSEGLHQALEAKEHQPIQPENQTLASITFQNYFRMYKKLAGMTGTAMTEADEFIDIYKLEVIEIPTNVQVSRLDQDDEVYRTAREKYKAVIDEIDRAHARLQPVLVGTASIEKSELLAELLKEHGYKMIDFSDASGLDKLYTAARAGKPSKQFAVLNARFHEQEAYIVAEAGVPGAITIATNMAGRGTDIKLGGNLDMRLAAEATGIEDEGKRAAKVAEITEEIGRFRDVVLKAGEEIILEPAKGSRAAKTQAAPGGLYIIGTERHESRRIDNQLRGRSGRQGDPGRSKFYLSLEDDLMRIFGSDRLDGMMQKLGLKEGEAIVHRWINASIAKAQQKVEARNFDIRKNILKYDDVMNDQRRVVFDQRIDLMNDEAVTETVSDMRHNVIDEIVTRHVPENAYPEQWDVEGLKAEVDKVLGLDLPIVDWAKEEGIADEELRTRIERAADEHMAAKVAQWGPEVIRYVEKSILLQTLDQLWREHLVMLEHLRQVIGLRGYGQRDPLNEYKSESFHLFETMIQRMREGVTAQLMRVEIMQQPEEGQESQELPYMEAQKLDPVTGENEMAFASAALATGPASWEGPAAADRNPNDPTSWGKVGRNELCPCGSGKKFKHCHGQY; this comes from the coding sequence ATGATCGCCGCCCTTCGCAGGCTTTTCGGCACCTCTAACGATCGGCAGGTCAAGGCCTACCACTCGCGCGTTGCCGCCATCAATGCGCTCGAGAAAGAGCTGGAGGCGCTGTCGGATGCCGACCTGCGCGCCCGCACGCAGATGTTCCGCGACCAGCTCGCGGCCGGAAAGACGCTGAACGACATCCTGGTGCCGGCTTTCGCGACCGTTCGCGAAGCCGCCAAGCGTACGCTCAAGCAGCGCCACTTCGACGTGCAGATGATCGGCGGCATGGTGCTGCACGAGGGCCGCATCTCGGAAATGAAGACCGGCGAAGGCAAGACGCTGGTCGCGACGCTTCCTGTGTATCTCAACGCACTCGCCGGCAAGGGCGTGCATGTCGTCACGGTCAACGACTACCTGGCCAAGCGCGACGCCGAGTGGATGGGTCAGATCTACAACTTCCTCGGCCTTTCGTTCGGCATCATCGTGCACGGGCTCGACGACGAGGAGCGCAAAGCCGCTTACGCCGCCGACATCACCTACGGCACGAACAACGAATACGGCTTCGATTATCTGCGCGATAATATGAAGTATCGCCTTGAAGACATGGTCCAGCGCGGCCATGCCTTCGGCATCGTCGACGAAGTCGACTCGATCCTGATCGACGAAGCGCGCACGCCCCTCATCATCTCGGGCCCGCTCGACGACCGTTCCGAATTCTATAACATCATCGACGCCTACATCCCGAGGCTCGACAAGGGCGACTACGAGGTCGACGAGAAGCAGCGCACGGTCGCGCTGACCGAAGCCGGCATGGAGAAGATGGAAGTCTCGCTGCGCGATGCAAAGCAGCTGAAGACCGAGTCGCTCTACGACATCGAGAACGTCACCGTCGTCCACCACATCAATCAAGCCTTGCGCGCGCACAAGCTGTTCCAGCGCGACAAGGACTACATCGTGCGCAACGACGAGGTCGTCATCATCGACGAGTTCACGGGCCGCATGATGCCGGGCCGCCGCTTCTCGGAAGGCCTGCACCAAGCGCTCGAAGCCAAGGAACATCAGCCGATCCAGCCGGAAAACCAGACGCTGGCGTCGATTACGTTCCAAAATTACTTCCGCATGTACAAGAAGCTTGCGGGCATGACCGGCACCGCGATGACGGAAGCCGACGAATTCATCGACATCTACAAACTCGAAGTGATCGAGATCCCGACCAACGTTCAGGTTTCGCGTCTCGACCAAGACGACGAGGTCTACCGGACCGCGCGCGAGAAATACAAAGCCGTTATCGACGAGATCGATCGCGCGCATGCGCGCCTGCAGCCGGTGCTGGTCGGCACCGCGTCGATCGAGAAGTCCGAATTGCTTGCCGAGCTTCTGAAAGAGCACGGCTACAAGATGATCGACTTCTCGGATGCGAGCGGTCTCGACAAGCTCTATACGGCCGCGCGCGCCGGCAAGCCGTCGAAGCAGTTCGCGGTGCTCAACGCACGATTCCACGAACAGGAAGCCTACATCGTTGCCGAGGCCGGCGTGCCGGGCGCGATCACGATCGCGACCAACATGGCGGGCCGCGGCACCGACATTAAGCTGGGCGGCAACCTCGACATGCGCCTCGCCGCGGAAGCCACCGGCATCGAGGACGAAGGCAAGCGCGCCGCCAAGGTCGCCGAAATCACCGAAGAAATCGGACGTTTCCGCGATGTCGTGCTGAAAGCCGGCGAGGAGATCATTCTCGAACCCGCCAAGGGTTCGCGCGCCGCGAAAACGCAAGCAGCACCGGGCGGCCTCTACATCATCGGCACCGAACGCCACGAATCGCGCCGCATCGACAACCAGTTGCGCGGCCGTTCCGGCCGTCAGGGCGATCCGGGCCGTTCGAAATTCTATCTCTCGCTCGAAGACGACCTGATGCGCATCTTCGGATCGGACCGGCTCGACGGCATGATGCAGAAGCTCGGCCTGAAAGAGGGCGAAGCGATAGTGCATCGCTGGATCAACGCGTCGATCGCGAAGGCCCAGCAGAAGGTCGAAGCGCGGAACTTCGACATCCGCAAGAACATCCTGAAATACGACGACGTGATGAACGACCAGCGTCGCGTCGTGTTCGACCAGCGCATCGATCTCATGAACGACGAAGCCGTCACCGAGACGGTGTCGGACATGCGCCATAACGTCATCGACGAAATCGTCACGCGCCACGTGCCGGAGAATGCTTATCCGGAACAGTGGGATGTCGAAGGTCTCAAGGCCGAGGTCGACAAGGTGCTCGGCCTCGATCTGCCGATCGTCGATTGGGCAAAGGAAGAAGGCATCGCGGACGAAGAGCTGCGCACGCGCATCGAGCGCGCCGCCGACGAGCACATGGCCGCAAAGGTCGCGCAGTGGGGGCCGGAGGTCATCCGCTACGTCGAGAAGTCGATCCTTCTGCAGACGCTGGACCAACTGTGGCGCGAGCATCTCGTCATGCTCGAACATCTGCGCCAGGTCATCGGCCTGCGCGGTTACGGACAGCGCGACCCTCTCAACGAGTACAAGTCGGAGAGCTTCCATCTCTTCGAGACGATGATCCAGCGCATGCGCGAGGGCGTTACGGCCCAGCTCATGCGCGTCGAGATCATGCAGCAGCCGGAAGAGGGTCAAGAGTCGCAGGAGCTTCCTTATATGGAGGCCCAGAAGCTCGACCCGGTGACCGGCGAGAATGAGATGGCCTTCGCCAGTGCCGCCCTCGCGACCGGTCCGGCCAGCTGGGAAGGCCCGGCGGCAGCGGACCGCAACCCGAACGATCCGACGAGCTGGGGCAAGGTCGGCCGCAACGAGCTTTGCCCGTGCGGCTCCGGCAAGAAGTTCAAACACTGCCACGGGCAGTATTGA
- a CDS encoding peptidylprolyl isomerase — MQIVAMRGVVAGLMVAVLLAVAPQASAQTAADPVVARVNGVEIRQSDLAVVEEELGQSMAQLPPEQRREYLISLLIDTVIVSQAAEAKGFANSEDFKRRLAFTRNRLLSEGLLNQSAKEAVTEAALRQTYEDAIKQMGTDEEVHARHILFRVTDPKDEKASKAAEDKVKAVIARLKKGEDFVKIASELTEDPSGKENGGDLGYFTKDQMVPEFSDVAFKLAKGAVSDPIKTQFGWHVLKVEDKRQKPAPEFDKVKGQLEQYVVRKAQSDLVAKLRAEAKIEKVDAPAAPAAPAAPAAPAAPK; from the coding sequence ATGCAGATAGTAGCAATGCGCGGCGTCGTCGCCGGGCTGATGGTTGCGGTCCTGCTGGCAGTTGCGCCGCAGGCCTCCGCGCAGACGGCGGCCGACCCGGTTGTCGCGCGCGTCAACGGCGTTGAAATCCGCCAAAGCGACCTCGCGGTTGTCGAGGAAGAGCTTGGCCAGAGCATGGCTCAGCTACCGCCGGAGCAGCGGCGCGAGTACTTGATCTCGCTGCTCATCGACACGGTCATTGTGTCGCAGGCGGCGGAAGCCAAGGGTTTCGCCAACTCGGAAGATTTCAAGCGCCGTCTCGCCTTCACGCGTAACCGCTTGCTGTCGGAAGGCTTGCTCAATCAGTCCGCCAAGGAAGCCGTGACGGAAGCGGCGCTGCGCCAGACTTACGAGGATGCCATCAAGCAGATGGGGACGGACGAGGAAGTCCACGCCCGTCACATTCTCTTCCGCGTCACCGACCCGAAGGACGAGAAGGCTTCGAAGGCCGCCGAGGACAAGGTCAAAGCCGTCATCGCGCGCCTGAAGAAGGGCGAAGACTTCGTCAAAATCGCCAGCGAGCTGACCGAGGACCCGTCCGGCAAGGAAAACGGCGGCGATCTCGGCTACTTCACCAAGGATCAGATGGTGCCGGAATTCTCCGATGTCGCCTTCAAGCTCGCCAAAGGTGCGGTCTCGGACCCGATCAAAACGCAGTTCGGCTGGCACGTCCTCAAAGTCGAGGACAAGCGGCAGAAGCCGGCGCCGGAATTCGACAAGGTGAAGGGTCAGCTTGAGCAATACGTCGTGCGCAAGGCGCAGAGCGACCTGGTTGCCAAGCTGCGCGCCGAAGCCAAGATCGAGAAAGTCGACGCTCCGGCAGCCCCCGCTGCTCCGGCAGCGCCGGCAGCGCCAGCAGCGCCGAAGTAA
- the argJ gene encoding bifunctional glutamate N-acetyltransferase/amino-acid acetyltransferase ArgJ, with protein sequence MATTISPLAPKEYATLPPIAGVKLATAEAGIRYKNRTDVLLATFDKGTTVAGVFTKSKCPSAPVEWCRDNLKGGKVRALVVNSGNANAFTGKNGRDSTKLTASIASKSVGCKASEIFLASTGVIGEPLDATKFNRVMDGLVAGGKSDLWQEAAKAIMTTDTFPKVATATAKLGDATVTINGIAKGAGMIAPDMATMLSFIFTDAPLSASALQGLLSSGVEDTFNAVTIDGDTSTSDTLLAFATGAAAEYGAPAIARANDRRLVAFRKAFQAVLANLAEQVARDGEGARKLVEIIVEGAKTKRSARKIAMSIANSPLVKTAIAGEDANWGRVVMAVGKAGEPADRDKLSIWFGDTRVAHRGARDPDYDEKQVSAYMKNPEVTLRVGLGLGPGRDRVMTCDLTKAYVEINGDYRS encoded by the coding sequence ATGGCAACGACGATCTCTCCCCTCGCTCCGAAAGAATACGCAACGCTGCCGCCGATCGCCGGCGTCAAGCTCGCGACCGCCGAAGCCGGCATTCGTTACAAAAACCGCACCGACGTCCTGCTCGCGACTTTCGACAAGGGCACGACTGTCGCCGGTGTGTTCACGAAGTCGAAGTGTCCGTCGGCGCCGGTCGAATGGTGTCGCGACAATCTCAAGGGCGGCAAGGTTCGCGCGCTCGTCGTCAACTCGGGCAACGCGAACGCTTTCACGGGCAAGAACGGCCGCGACTCGACCAAGCTCACCGCATCGATCGCCTCGAAGTCCGTCGGCTGCAAGGCGTCGGAAATTTTCCTCGCCTCGACCGGCGTGATCGGCGAGCCGCTCGACGCGACGAAATTCAACCGTGTCATGGATGGTCTTGTCGCCGGCGGAAAGAGCGATCTGTGGCAGGAAGCCGCCAAAGCGATCATGACCACCGACACGTTCCCGAAGGTCGCGACCGCGACCGCGAAGCTCGGCGACGCGACCGTAACGATCAACGGCATCGCCAAAGGCGCCGGCATGATCGCGCCCGACATGGCGACGATGCTGTCGTTCATCTTCACGGACGCGCCGCTGTCCGCCTCTGCGCTGCAGGGACTTCTCTCGAGCGGCGTCGAGGACACGTTCAACGCGGTGACGATCGACGGCGATACGTCGACGTCCGACACGCTGCTCGCTTTCGCGACCGGCGCTGCCGCCGAATACGGCGCGCCCGCTATCGCGCGCGCGAACGATCGCCGTTTGGTCGCGTTCCGTAAGGCTTTCCAAGCCGTGCTGGCAAATCTGGCCGAGCAAGTTGCACGCGACGGCGAAGGCGCGCGCAAGCTGGTCGAAATCATTGTCGAGGGCGCGAAGACCAAGCGCTCGGCGCGCAAGATCGCGATGTCGATTGCGAATTCACCGCTGGTAAAGACGGCGATCGCGGGCGAGGACGCGAACTGGGGCCGCGTCGTCATGGCCGTCGGCAAAGCCGGCGAGCCCGCCGATCGAGATAAGCTCTCGATCTGGTTCGGCGATACGCGCGTCGCGCATCGCGGCGCGCGCGATCCGGACTACGATGAGAAGCAGGTTTCGGCCTACATGAAGAATCCCGAAGTTACGCTGCGCGTCGGTCTCGGTCTCGGGCCGGGCCGCGATCGCGTCATGACGTGCGATCTCACCAAAGCTTACGTCGAGATCAACGGCGACTATCGCTCGTGA
- a CDS encoding (deoxy)nucleoside triphosphate pyrophosphohydrolase, translated as MKLLLVVACALIDADGRILIAQRPEGKQLSGLWEFPGGKVDPGERPEQTLIRELREELGLTVAEPCLAPLTFASHAYDDFHLLMPLYVCRRWDGTPKPLEAQKLAWVMPNKLRDYPMPPADEPLIPHLIGLL; from the coding sequence GTGAAGCTTCTTCTCGTCGTCGCGTGCGCGCTGATCGATGCGGACGGCCGCATCCTCATCGCGCAGCGGCCGGAAGGGAAGCAGCTCTCCGGCCTCTGGGAATTTCCCGGCGGTAAAGTCGATCCGGGTGAGCGGCCGGAGCAGACGCTGATCCGCGAATTGCGCGAAGAGCTCGGCCTCACGGTCGCCGAGCCGTGCCTTGCGCCGCTGACTTTCGCGAGCCATGCCTACGATGATTTCCATCTGTTGATGCCGCTTTACGTTTGCCGCCGTTGGGACGGCACGCCGAAGCCGCTCGAAGCGCAGAAGCTCGCGTGGGTGATGCCGAACAAGCTTCGCGACTACCCGATGCCGCCGGCCGATGAGCCGCTCATCCCGCATCTGATTGGGTTGCTGTAG
- the arfB gene encoding alternative ribosome rescue aminoacyl-tRNA hydrolase ArfB, whose protein sequence is MIRINDRITLQDDELDETFVRSSGPGGQNVNKVSSAVQLRFNVRGSRSLPNDVAVRLMRLAGSRLTNEGVLIITAERFRDQARNRADARERLVALIEEACVVPKARRATKPTRASKEKRLEGKKRRSGVKGLRQTKPSHD, encoded by the coding sequence ATGATCCGCATCAACGACCGCATCACGCTGCAGGACGACGAGCTCGACGAGACATTCGTGCGTTCGTCGGGACCCGGCGGTCAAAACGTCAACAAAGTCTCGAGTGCCGTGCAGCTGCGCTTTAATGTGCGCGGCTCTCGCTCGCTGCCGAACGACGTCGCAGTCCGGCTCATGCGACTCGCCGGCAGCCGCCTCACAAACGAAGGTGTCCTCATCATCACGGCGGAGCGCTTCCGCGATCAGGCGCGCAATCGCGCCGACGCACGCGAGCGTTTGGTCGCGCTGATCGAGGAAGCGTGCGTGGTGCCGAAAGCGCGGCGAGCGACGAAGCCGACGCGGGCGTCGAAGGAAAAGCGTCTCGAGGGCAAGAAGCGCCGCAGCGGCGTGAAGGGCTTGCGCCAAACCAAGCCGTCGCACGACTGA
- a CDS encoding pyridoxal phosphate-dependent aminotransferase, translating to MSFLAEALSRIKPSPTIAISNKAAQMKADGQNVIGLAAGEPDFDTPENIKEAAIRALRNGKTKYTAVDGIPELKDAITRKFKRENGLEYKRSQVSVGTGGKQVLFNALVATINPGDEVIIPAPYWVSYPDIVLFAGGTPVPVMTTMEHGFKVTAAALEKAITPKTKWFIFNSPSNPSGAAYTKAEIKALTDVLVKHPHVWVLTDDMYEHLVYDEFEFFTPAQVEPQLYDRTLTLNGVSKAYCMTGWRIGYAAGPEKLIKAMGTLQSQSTTNPNAIAQWASVEALDGPQDFIPRNNKVFKERRDLVVSMLNQANGLKCPTPDGAFYVYPSCAGAIGKKAPSGSVISNDEEFATELLTAEGVAVVHGSAFGLAPNFRISYATATSDLEEACKRIQRFCGNLR from the coding sequence ATGTCGTTCCTTGCCGAAGCCCTTTCACGCATCAAGCCGTCGCCGACGATCGCGATTTCGAACAAAGCGGCGCAGATGAAAGCGGACGGCCAGAACGTCATCGGCCTCGCAGCCGGCGAGCCGGACTTCGATACGCCCGAGAATATCAAGGAAGCCGCGATCCGCGCCCTGCGCAACGGCAAGACCAAGTACACGGCCGTCGACGGCATCCCGGAGCTGAAGGACGCGATCACGCGCAAGTTCAAGCGCGAGAACGGCCTCGAATACAAGCGCTCCCAGGTGTCGGTCGGCACCGGCGGCAAGCAGGTGCTGTTCAACGCGCTGGTCGCGACGATCAACCCGGGCGACGAAGTCATCATCCCGGCGCCCTACTGGGTGTCGTATCCGGACATCGTGCTGTTCGCGGGCGGGACCCCCGTTCCCGTGATGACCACGATGGAACACGGCTTCAAGGTCACGGCGGCCGCCCTTGAAAAGGCGATCACGCCGAAGACGAAGTGGTTCATCTTCAACTCACCGTCGAACCCGTCGGGAGCCGCCTATACGAAGGCCGAGATCAAGGCGCTGACCGATGTGCTCGTGAAGCACCCGCATGTCTGGGTGCTGACCGACGACATGTACGAGCACCTTGTCTACGACGAGTTCGAGTTCTTCACACCGGCTCAGGTCGAGCCGCAGCTCTACGATCGCACGCTGACGCTCAACGGCGTTTCGAAAGCCTATTGCATGACGGGCTGGCGTATCGGGTACGCGGCCGGCCCCGAGAAGTTGATCAAGGCAATGGGCACACTGCAGTCGCAGTCGACCACGAACCCGAACGCGATCGCGCAGTGGGCGTCGGTTGAAGCGCTGGATGGTCCGCAGGACTTCATCCCGCGCAACAACAAGGTGTTCAAGGAGCGACGCGACCTCGTCGTCTCGATGCTCAATCAGGCGAACGGCCTCAAGTGCCCGACGCCGGATGGTGCGTTCTACGTCTATCCGTCGTGCGCGGGCGCCATCGGCAAGAAGGCGCCGTCCGGCAGCGTGATCTCGAACGACGAAGAGTTCGCGACCGAACTGCTGACGGCCGAAGGCGTCGCGGTGGTGCACGGCTCGGCCTTTGGCCTCGCGCCGAACTTCCGCATCTCGTATGCGACGGCGACGTCGGATCTCGAGGAAGCCTGCAAGCGCATTCAGCGCTTCTGTGGGAACTTGCGCTAA